The Hyla sarda isolate aHylSar1 chromosome 3, aHylSar1.hap1, whole genome shotgun sequence genome contains the following window.
acgttttgtaTCTGTTACGGTTAAAAGCGTTTATTTCCCGTTCttcaaaccgtagtctactacggtttgaaGTGCGTTTAAACCGTATCCCTTTTTTATATAATGgtggtctatgagaaccgtatccAACCGTATACAcctacggttacatccggttttcaAAATACAGTTTACGAatctgcacatgcgcagttggCTCCAAAAGTTCCACCAGCTTCTAGAATCTTCTATCTGGGAGTGTCTGGAGAACTTCACCCACTTCTTTCTCAAGCAAGACCTCATTCTCTTCAGACTGTTGAACAGGAGACATCTTTGTGCACCCAGCTGTGGCTAGTGCAGCCATATTGGCACACCAGGTTAGTAAATCCTCCTCCATCATGTTAATTATGTATGCATGATTAATTCGATGACTGAagttagtattttatttttttaattttttttttaaattactatgCTTTGCCATATTTTGCTTGTATTCATGCTATAAAGTCTTGTATTCACTTGTAGTGcaccttttttattatttagattttttttatatagaatctACTTTTTTCATAATATCTCCATTGAGCAAATAATCCAATATGTTCAACAGATTCACTGTTCGTGCTGTGaagtattattgttttatttattgctAAATTTTTAATCTGCATGCTGTAATAACTATAGAACCGTACAGCCAGCATGTTTCCCACATGTGAAAAATCCATATAGGGCATGCTTGCACTTGTAGTTTTAAACttataattttataaaaaaaatagccttttatacatttttaatcactcagatatacatttattaaaaatatttctTCTCCAAGGCATGCTTTCACTTGTAGTGCCCCCTCATTTgatttcattttttacttttatgtttaACAATTTTGTTTTGATATTTCGAATAATGTCCAAATATATTAATTTTCTTTGCATTATATGAAATGATCCTGCtattatttgtctttttttttttattccctgagGCTTTAATCaggaatattttttaattttttggcccACTTCATGTATACAAATCTGGACATATGTGCATatgactgtgtatgtatatatatatatatatatatatatatatatatatatatatatacacatatatatatatatatatgaccatgcCCACTTCATGTATACAAATGTGGACATATGTgcatatgtctgtgtatgtatgtatatatatatatatatatatatatatatatgaccatgtGTATATAGATACACAATTAATGATGTTTATAATTTGAATTATAttttaaattgtatatatatatatatatatatatatatatatataaactaaaatgtatgtgtattttttaaaatatttatagatatatatatatatatatatatatgtatgtatcttAACAGATTGTAGAATGCATTCTCCAACATTTTCTAATGCCTCTGAGGACGAAATTTCTGGGGTAGGTTTTGCCTTATTTTTTATTGTTGATGAAATTctaaatatatattaattattaatCATTCAAATTtatctacatttttatttttagatacATTTAGATATATTTctagatttatataaatatatatatttatgtatatatatctatatagatatattaactgtcacgattcggctagctgatagtggatcctctgtgtcagcgagggattggcgtggaccgtgccggtggaccggttctaagaagctactggtattcaccagtgcccgccgcaaagcgggatggtcttgctgcggcggtagcaaccaggtcgtatccactggcaacggctcaacctcgctgactgctgagaaggcgtgggacagaaggactagacagaggcaaggtcagatgaagcagaaggtcggggcaggcggcaaggttcgtagacaatatggaaatagcaggaggtcaggaacacagtatgggtaacacagtaatagctttcacaaggcactaaggcaacaagatccggcaaggaagtgcagaggaagtgaggttatatgagcatggaacaggtgcaagctaatcaggatgattgggccaggcaccatcattggtgcactggccctttaaatgtcagagagctggcgcgcgcacgccctagagagcggagccgcgcgcgccagagcatgacagccggggaccgggacaggtaagtgacctgggatgcgattcgcgggtgggcgcgtcccgctatgcaaatcgcatccccgccggccatgtcagtgcagcgctcccggtcagcgggtctgaccggggcgctgcagggagagaaacactgcgagcgcttcggggaggagcagggacccggagcgctcggcgtaacattaacaaatgaaatatatatatatatatttatatatatctcaatatatTGCAATATATCTATATCAATATAtctatctaaatatatatatatttgaaaaaatgtatatatatatatatatatatatatatatctattctatatCATTTTTTTTGTGAGAGAGAGAGCTAGAAAAACAAAGATAGTAGGGCAAGATTTGTTtatatcaattattattattttttaactccttaaggacgcagggtttttccgtttttgcattttcattttttcctcatcaccttctaaaaatcataaagctttcaattttgcacataaaatagaGAGAGTtctgaaaacataaaaaaatattatttttttacgaCAGACTCCAAGTCCCGAAATTGTGCAGCACAGTCCTCCAATTtcggtaatacatttttttagtaATAATTTTTGTGAAGCTAATATTATCTTATGAGTGCTAATTGATATTTCTTCTTTATCTAGCCTACCATGAGTGCTCATTCAGGTGAAGACCAGGACACCCAGATAGATTTCACACAGGTAAATTTTCAACCATATTCACTATTGTAAACATTCTTTATTGGATTAATGCCAAATTAAAGTAAAGTTTTGAATAAATTCCTAAGAACTTTTTAGATGTTTAATTTTTCGGAGTGgttaaaaaatttaacaaaacagTGCAaagtgtttttaaattttttttttaatttaaaaattagACTCAGAGTGAAAGTCAGAGTCAGAATACATCAGGGAAAAAAAGGAAAGCTACCTCAAAGAAAGCTGATAAaaaagtgagtgcaggtgtatcgtagataaaattttgaaatttgtattttttgtaatttttctctcaatttttaacattttctttttaagtcgaaaagcaaaaccaaaaatcTAGAATATGCGGTGGATCCTACTGATTTTCAGAGCGAGGAAGTAATAGATCTGGTTCAAGAGAGACCCTCACTCTGGGATCGTACACATCCTAAACATTCGGACAACAACTACAATCGGAGAAGATGGCATGAGATCTTCGTGGCAATTTTCCCTGACTTCGAATCTTATGGAACTACACTGAGAAATGTGATAAGTaagtttatattttttcacttattATTGTGATAAATTGTATTTAGAATTTAAAtaattttcattttacatttatCTCCCCACAGAGGACAATATAGCGAAAAGATGGCGATCAGTTAGAGACAGCTATTTCAAATATTTACGGGATTGCCAGTTACCAAGTGGCTCCAGTGCTAAGAAGAGCCAGTACAAGCATGCAACAAGATTGTCTTTCTTGGACAGAGTACAGGAAATGAGAGGGTAAGTATactaaattttaattttaaaaatgtgaaaggaGTATTGGGCTATGTAATTAAAGAATCCAGGGAAACTAAATTTATATCTATTAACAGcctccagaaagttttacagatttttaaattacttcaattaaaaactcAGAATCCTTCAAATATATTTTCGTTTCTGAGGTTGGGTAGTTTTTTTCGGGCTAACTACTCTATGTTGATGTCACATCCTGTgaacagtgcatgatgggagaaaatCAACATTGGAACTGCATGATCTTCTTTCCCATCATGCATAGCTCCCCAGATGTGACAttatcatagagcagttagacagaaaacaacaactcaacttcagaagctaataactattggaagaatttatatattttttaaaagaagtaatttaacaATCTCGGAAGTTTCAGTAATCACTTCATAGAAAATCGATCAAAAGCAGGACTTATaatttaaattttattaaaaCCTGATTATTGTTCCCTTTTTTTCCAGAACTACATCTAATACTGCTCCTCAGATTCAAGAGCAACCAAAAGAAATTCAAGAAGCGGGAACAGACGTTGATATCGAAAGACATCATTCATCAACTGTAGAAAATCTAAGGCGACATATATCTGAAAGACATTCAACTCGAAGAAGCCACAGTTCCAATTGGCAGGAGGCTTTTCTTGAAGCTATAGAGAAGCTGGAAAACAGCTTTACTAATAAACTCCTCCAATTGGATCTGCGGCTTCTCCGAGTTGAAGGTTTAGTGTCAGGGCCAACTCCAAGTCCAAATAGAGACTTCGCATTGGGTTTGGTGTCAGAAATGGAAAAAATGTCCGAAGAACAATTAAACAATTTCAAATCTAGAGTGTTAAGAATCTCTTACGAATGCCTTCATCCCCAGCCCAAACCAATCTACCCTCCCCCTTCACCATCAGTCCATCAATCCCGCAAAAAATCATACTCTTCCTCATATCCATACCAGCAGCCTCAGGAAACATTTGAGGAAGAAGGTCAAATATATCGTAGAATTTAACTTTGTTGACTATTAGTTTTGTTTTtccagttttatatatttatgttaaAGGACAGCTGTAGTGTGCTTTTTTAATATATCCCTGTGCCGGCGCtgtaaaaataaactttgacttttACCTTCCTACGTCGATGCGATCCTCTTCATGCTTCCTTGGGACGTGTACGCCACACTTCCCTCAGCTTAGCACCGCCCACAGCGATGTTCTGtcaagagctccttacatgacagtgtattCTGCCAATAACCGGCGGGGATGGAACATCGCTGCTGCAAGTGATAAGATGACGGCAGTGTGATGTTCCCTTCCTCAGGAAGCATGAAGAGGATTGCAGCGACGGAATGTGAGGCACATAATGGAGACGTGGAAATGTAGGAAGGtaaagttaaagttttttttgtttttttttaaacagcccgggcacagggctATATAAAAACTCCAccaaaaaaatgtctttaaataggttattttttctatttaaaaaaaaaaagactggcaACAGTTTTCATGCAAAGTTTTATAAAGTAAATACTttaattgtttaaaaagtttgctgATTATTTCTGAATGTAACTCCAACAAAACAATAATAATCTTCACAAGAAAAGACTCCGCATTCCAAAGACCGAATTCTAAAtgttctgcaaaaaaaattaggACATATTATTTTCTTACCATACaagaatatattttttaaatcatgggCACAACATATAGAAATTACATGACATGcagaacatagccttacaatttTAAAGGTCATCTGGGGccatcttacatagttacatagttagtacggtcgaaaaaagacatatgtccatcaagttcaaccagggaattaaggggtaggggtgtggcgcgatattggggaagggatggaattttatatttcttcataagcattaatgttattttgttccatgaatgtatctaatcctgttttaaagctgttaattgttcctgctgtgaccagttcctgaggtagactgttccataaattcacagtcctcacggtaaagaaggcgtgtcgccccttgagactaaactttttcttctccagacggagggagtgccccctcgtcctttgggggggtttaacctggaacagtttttctccatattttttgtatgggccattaatatacttatatacgtttatcatatccccccttaaacgtctcttctcaagactaaacaattgtaactcctttaatcgctcctcatagctaagatgttccatgccccatattagtttagtcgtgcgtctctgcaccctttccaactccgcagtgtcccttttatggacaagtgcccaaaactgaacagcatattccaggtgaggccataccaatgctttataaagggggagtattatgtccctgtcccttgagtccatgcctcttttgatacatgacaatatcctgccggctttggaagcagcagcctgacattgcatgctattctgtagtctgtgatctacaagtacacccagatccttctctaccagtgactctgccagtttaatcccccctaagacatacgatgcatgcagtttattagtacccagatgcataactttacatttatccacattgaacctcatttgccaagtggatgcccagacacttagtctatccaagtcatcttgtaacttatgcacatcctctatagactgtaccgtgctacaaagcttggtgtcatatgcaaagatagaaacagagctgttaataccatcctctatatcattgataaataaattaaacaacagcgggcccagtactgaaccttggggtacaccactaataaccggggaccaatcagagtacgaatcattgaccaccactctctgggtacgatccatgagccagtgttcaatccagttacaaactaaaatttccaaacccaaagaccttaacttacctgtcagacgtctatgagggacagtatcaaacgctttggcaaaatccagaaacactatatccacagccattcctctgtcaaggcttctactcacctcacactgctctatctatctctcatctatctcatatctatctcagatagatgagagatagatgagagatagatatgagagatagatagatagatagatgatatatagatatatagatagatatgagatagatagaaagatagattaatagatgatagatagatagatgatagatagatatgatatagatagacatcactgtgtgtattatctctgcactgtgacatcactgtgtattatccctgtactgtgacatcactgtgtgtattatctctgtactgtgacatcactgtgtgtattatctctgtactgtgacatcactgtgtgcattatccctgtactgtgacatcactgtgtattatccctgtactgtgacatcactgcgtatattatccctgtactgtgacatcactgtgtattatccctgtactgtgacatcactctgtatattatccctatactgtgacatcactgtgtattattcctgtactgtgacatcactgtgtattattcctattcctgtactgtgacatcactgtgtgtattatctctgtactgtgacatcactgtgtgtattatctctgtactgtgacatcactgtgtattatccctgtagtgtgacatcactgtgtgtattatctctgtactgtgacatcactgtgtattatccctgtactgtgacatcactgtgtattatccctgtactgtgacatcactgtgtgtattatctctgtactgtcacatcactgtgtattatccctgtactgtgacgtcactgtgtattatccctgtactgtgacgtcactgtgtattatccctgtactatgacatcactgtgtatattatccctccctgtactgtgacatcactgtgtgtattatctctgcactgtgacatca
Protein-coding sequences here:
- the LOC130360772 gene encoding uncharacterized protein LOC130360772 isoform X1; the protein is MHSPTFSNASEDEISGTPSPEIVQHSPPISPTMSAHSGEDQDTQIDFTQTQSESQSQNTSGKKRKATSKKADKKSKSKTKNLEYAVDPTDFQSEEVIDLVQERPSLWDRTHPKHSDNNYNRRRWHEIFVAIFPDFESYGTTLRNVIKDNIAKRWRSVRDSYFKYLRDCQLPSGSSAKKSQYKHATRLSFLDRVQEMRGTTSNTAPQIQEQPKEIQEAGTDVDIERHHSSTVENLRRHISERHSTRRSHSSNWQEAFLEAIEKLENSFTNKLLQLDLRLLRVEGLVSGPTPSPNRDFALGLVSEMEKMSEEQLNNFKSRVLRISYECLHPQPKPIYPPPSPSVHQSRKKSYSSSYPYQQPQETFEEEGQIYRRI
- the LOC130360772 gene encoding uncharacterized protein LOC130360772 isoform X2, which gives rise to MHSPTFSNASEDEISGPTMSAHSGEDQDTQIDFTQTQSESQSQNTSGKKRKATSKKADKKSKSKTKNLEYAVDPTDFQSEEVIDLVQERPSLWDRTHPKHSDNNYNRRRWHEIFVAIFPDFESYGTTLRNVIKDNIAKRWRSVRDSYFKYLRDCQLPSGSSAKKSQYKHATRLSFLDRVQEMRGTTSNTAPQIQEQPKEIQEAGTDVDIERHHSSTVENLRRHISERHSTRRSHSSNWQEAFLEAIEKLENSFTNKLLQLDLRLLRVEGLVSGPTPSPNRDFALGLVSEMEKMSEEQLNNFKSRVLRISYECLHPQPKPIYPPPSPSVHQSRKKSYSSSYPYQQPQETFEEEGQIYRRI